Within Trichoderma atroviride chromosome 2, complete sequence, the genomic segment CGATCATCACAGAAACATATCATGGATCAATAGTTGATTGTATGAACAGGTATATATTGATTTGATTCCCATCCCCGTTAGAGGCTTGCTTACAGCCGCCGTGGTATCATGTTGCATAATAGAAATAAAGCTAATTGTTTACAGGAAGAAGTCGCCCACAGCATCGTAGGCGTGGTTGCATATACAGCGTtacatcatcgtcatccgaATTCACTCCGCCTCATTAACTCCAGTCTGCATCCAACATGATGCCATACTGTATCGACGGAGGAACAACACATGTgttgaataaaaaaaaaaagaaatggatAAAGAAATTATCGTCGAGCTTGGGCTCTTAGAAGGTGTGGTGGATGATGCGTCTCCAGGCAGGCAGGGCAGCAATTCTTGTGCGCTCTGCGTTGATCTCGTCCCAGTCAAACTCACGGAGACCAGTGTCAACGTCAATGTTCTTGGTTCTCAAGAAAGGCTGGCGCTTCCACAGCCATCCAACGATCCAGAAACCGAGGACGACGGGAGCAGCCAGGTACTGCTTGAAGAAGTCCTCTGCGGTACCAACGCCTGGTGATCCGGGAGGGGCTGCAATAGCGGTATAGAACTAAAGCCACAGAGGTTAGTAAAATGTCGTCTTCTTGTATCAGATTTTTAGAAAAGCATATTCTTACCTGAGCCATCAGGACAATGACGCAAATGAAAAGGCCGAGGTATGAGCCGTAGacaccgccagcagccttgaATGGAATCTCATCCAGAGTGTGGCCGTGGTACTTCCAGGCCTTGCGGAATCGAATGTGGGCAAGGCAGACAGAGCCCCAGGTGAAGAGAGCGGCCAAGCCGGAAATGGCAAGAAGCCAGTCAAAGACAACGGGACCGGTGGCATCCAAGCTGACATAGGCGATGAAGCCGAacaggatgaggaagatgacagAGGGCAGGGGACGGCCAGACTTGTCAATGTAGGTGAAGAGCTTGGGAGCATAGCCCTGCTGAGCCAGAGCGGTCAGGGTTCGAGATCCACCATACACACCAGAGACACCGATGGACAAGACGGAGGCGAGAATGACGAGGTTCATGAAGTGGTCGAAACCCTTCAAGCCAGCGTACTTGCCGACAAGCACAAAGGGAGAGGCCTTGGAGTCAGCGTAGGCGGCAGAGGAGAGCAAAGCGGGATCATCGCTGTTGATCAGCAGGccgacaaagaagagaccGAGGATGTAAAAGATGGTGATACGCCAGAAGACCTGCTTGATAGCACCGGGCATGTTCTTGGTGGGGTTAGTAGactcggcagcggcaagaccGACCAGCTCAGTAccggagaaggagaaggcagCGGTGACGAAGACGGAGCAGAAGCCCTTGAAGCCGTTCTTGAACGCGCCCGGGTCGTACCAGTAGCGGGCACCCCAGTACTCGTGGTATCGGCCATCCTTGGGACCACCAccgaggacaaggacaaaagCGATGATcatgaagatgacggtgGCAGCCAGCTTGAAGCACGATGCCCAAAACTCCTCTTCAGCATAGCCGAGAGCGCCAAAcaggttgatgatgatgatgacgccgaggaagagagagatccAAGCGGCTGTGGTGATTTCCGAGTTCCAGTACGATATCGTAATACCACAAACTGTCAATTCAAGCGGAAGAACGGCAGCCCACTGAAGAACATAGTTCCAGCCCATGGCGAAACCCCAGGCAGGGTCGATGAAACGAGCAGAGTATGTGTAGAAAGAACCAGAGACGGGGTACATGATGGCGAGTTCACCGAGAGCGTACACTAATGAAGCCTTGTCAGATCACAGTCATACCAGGGACAGATTGCGCAACGAATAGCACTTACCGACGTTGAACATCATGATACCGATAATGAGGAAGTCGACAAAGAGAGAACCAGGGCCCTATAAGTTTGCAAGACATGATGAGCAAAACCGTTCACATCTTTGCGCCAAAAAGAGACCAGAAGGACGAAGCATCGGGAGAGACAGAAAAACTTACACCTTTGGCCAGAGCACCGCCCGAGCCGACGAAGAAACCAGCACCAATGGAACCACCAATGGCAATCatgtgaagatggcgagccTTCATGGGACGCTCAAGCTCGACCATGCCCGGGCCATagtgcttcttcttgaaggAGTCGGCGTTGAGGCCATTGCGCGTGAACCAGTTGGCGTCGCGCTCAGGGCCCTCGCTGGGGAGGACTGTCGTGCTGGCCTGATAGTCGACGACATTGTCGCCCTTCTCGGGAGTGACATGGCCACTCTCCTCTTTCGACATGATGAAGGCCTTggtgttgctcttcttgtgtCTTGTGTCTTTGAGGAtgaagggaaaggaaaaggtagaagagagagaggaaggaggtgaggagaagaagagatgggacGAGAGATGAGGGGGACAATTGGtctaaataaagaaaagatgcagatgcagtCGGGGACCAGTCAACAACCCTCTGGACCGAGTGAGGCAGGGATACCGATTGAGAGGGCGGTGTCGACAAGGAGGGCCGGGAAGCGACAATTTATGCATGGAAGCATTCGCAGGAACCCAAAGGACCCCAAAGGACGTTGCACCAGAAAGTCGTGGCTCTggatctggctgctggcgctggcgctggtgcgattgctggtgctggcgctATGGCCGGGGTGGCAGAGGGGCGATTTTGGAGGCTTGCTTGGTGTGTGAGGCTAACGGAGTTCGAGGCTTTTAGCTTCGCAGCTCTTTTTCTGGGTTGAAGCGTCGAGTTGCCGGGGGGTGAGGCGAGCGAAAAGTCCCAGAGGGTGCGCAgagcagaagagaaggaggggACGGAGGGATCCTGCCTGAATCAAGCGAGGCGGAAGGTACCTGGACCCGGGCCCGGACCTGGAGATTCGAGCAGCCCAAGGTATCGATGCTTGTATCGCATCGCCCGCGGTCCTTTTTCCCCAAGTGAGGTGAGTGAGcaccagccagccagcacCGCACCAGCATCGGCACATGCATATGCAGagccaagagcaaaaggcccGTTCTCCCGTTTCTGTCTTGTTCTGCCTGCCTGTGCCGGCCTGTCTTTGTCCTGCCTTGTCCTGCCTCCTATATGAtacaggctgctgctgtacgTCCAGCGTATCGTGCACCGCCGGCATGAGAGCGATGGATTGGTCAACCGGCGCGCaaggtaccggtaccagTGTTTTGCCTGCTGCCATCGGCTCGACCATGGCTCTGGTACCACTGCCACACCAATACgcaaagaaacaagagccAAGGCGGAAGCAACCCC encodes:
- a CDS encoding uncharacterized protein (TransMembrane:11 (o70-92i99-124o151-172i179-199o205-227i296-315o351-371i398-415o427-448i469-490o510-527i)), whose amino-acid sequence is MSKEESGHVTPEKGDNVVDYQASTTVLPSEGPERDANWFTRNGLNADSFKKKHYGPGMVELERPMKARHLHMIAIGGSIGAGFFVGSGGALAKGGPGSLFVDFLIIGIMMFNVVYALGELAIMYPVSGSFYTYSARFIDPAWGFAMGWNYVLQWAAVLPLELTVCGITISYWNSEITTAAWISLFLGVIIIINLFGALGYAEEEFWASCFKLAATVIFMIIAFVLVLGGGPKDGRYHEYWGARYWYDPGAFKNGFKGFCSVFVTAAFSFSGTELVGLAAAESTNPTKNMPGAIKQVFWRITIFYILGLFFVGLLINSDDPALLSSAAYADSKASPFVLVGKYAGLKGFDHFMNLVILASVLSIGVSGVYGGSRTLTALAQQGYAPKLFTYIDKSGRPLPSVIFLILFGFIAYVSLDATGPVVFDWLLAISGLAALFTWGSVCLAHIRFRKAWKYHGHTLDEIPFKAAGGVYGSYLGLFICVIVLMAQFYTAIAAPPGSPGVGTAEDFFKQYLAAPVVLGFWIVGWLWKRQPFLRTKNIDVDTGLREFDWDEINAERTRIAALPAWRRIIHHTF